A single genomic interval of Rhodopirellula islandica harbors:
- a CDS encoding arylsulfatase → MNRVVMAPCLAFVACLFVVTALSQRSAAGNSPPNIVVVLVDDMGFSDLGCYGGEIETPNIDALAADGLRFTQFYNSGRCCPTRASLMTGLHPHQVGIGHMTAPPGKVLNAPPAYQGHLNETCVTIPQVLKSKDYHTFMTGKWHLGHVNQNDWPMQRGFDRFYGGISGAFNYFKPGGDRGMTDGNQSVQTEDGFYATDAFTDIACQYISDAARADDKPFFLYLAYNAPHWPLNAKVKDFEKYRGRYKDGWEALMKKRFAKQREIGLFDESVQPAPHVGPAWDSLKEKKRDDLDAIMAAYAGCVDNIDQNIGKLVAHLKAVDQYENTLILFLSDNGACQEGGRLGFGDEKMVRNPPLETTNGVRQGLAWANASNTPFRLYKHFLHEGGANTPLIAHWPAGIPEARRNSFVRQPAYLPDIMATCVDLADAKMPGDVPPCQGSSFAHSLTGDSERAKGPIHDTPIFFEHEGNAAMRDGDWKLVREYQKPWELYNIARDRTELDDRSTAESDRRDRMISAWEAWATETNVLFPERYNMYQELKKHE, encoded by the coding sequence ATGAATCGTGTTGTCATGGCACCTTGCCTCGCGTTTGTCGCTTGTTTGTTCGTCGTCACTGCATTGTCTCAACGAAGTGCCGCGGGGAACTCACCGCCCAACATCGTCGTGGTTTTGGTGGATGACATGGGGTTTTCGGATCTGGGGTGCTATGGAGGTGAGATTGAAACGCCGAACATTGATGCCTTGGCAGCGGATGGATTGCGGTTCACTCAGTTTTACAATTCGGGGCGTTGTTGCCCAACGCGAGCGAGTTTGATGACGGGCTTGCATCCTCATCAAGTTGGGATCGGTCACATGACCGCTCCTCCTGGCAAAGTGTTGAATGCTCCGCCCGCCTACCAAGGGCATTTGAATGAAACGTGTGTGACGATTCCACAAGTGTTGAAGTCGAAGGACTATCACACATTCATGACGGGGAAGTGGCACCTGGGGCATGTCAATCAGAATGATTGGCCGATGCAACGAGGTTTCGATCGCTTTTATGGTGGCATCAGCGGCGCGTTCAACTATTTCAAACCAGGCGGTGATCGTGGGATGACTGATGGCAACCAATCTGTGCAAACGGAAGATGGCTTTTACGCGACGGATGCGTTCACAGACATTGCTTGCCAGTACATCAGCGATGCGGCGCGGGCGGACGACAAACCGTTCTTTCTATACTTGGCTTACAACGCACCGCACTGGCCGTTGAATGCGAAGGTCAAGGATTTTGAGAAGTATCGCGGTCGCTACAAAGATGGTTGGGAAGCGTTGATGAAGAAACGCTTTGCGAAACAGCGCGAGATTGGTTTGTTCGATGAATCCGTGCAACCAGCACCGCATGTGGGGCCAGCTTGGGATTCACTGAAGGAAAAGAAACGAGACGATTTGGATGCGATCATGGCGGCGTATGCCGGATGCGTGGACAACATCGATCAGAACATCGGCAAGTTGGTCGCTCATTTGAAAGCGGTCGACCAATACGAGAACACGTTGATTCTGTTCTTGTCTGACAATGGTGCTTGTCAGGAAGGCGGGCGATTGGGATTTGGCGATGAGAAGATGGTCCGCAATCCTCCTTTGGAAACGACCAACGGGGTGCGTCAAGGCTTGGCATGGGCAAACGCGAGCAACACCCCGTTTCGTTTGTACAAGCACTTTTTGCACGAAGGCGGAGCCAACACGCCGTTGATTGCTCATTGGCCTGCAGGCATTCCGGAAGCACGCCGCAATTCCTTTGTGCGACAACCGGCCTATTTGCCAGACATCATGGCGACGTGTGTGGATCTTGCTGACGCAAAGATGCCTGGTGATGTTCCGCCGTGCCAAGGCAGTTCGTTCGCGCACTCGCTCACAGGAGATTCTGAACGAGCGAAGGGGCCCATTCATGACACGCCGATTTTCTTCGAGCACGAAGGAAACGCGGCGATGCGAGATGGGGATTGGAAACTGGTCCGCGAATACCAGAAGCCTTGGGAGCTCTACAACATTGCGCGAGATCGGACGGAACTGGATGATCGGTCGACAGCGGAGTCCGATCGGCGTGATCGAATGATTTCGGCTTGGGAAGCTTGGGCGACGGAGACGAACGTCCTGTTCCCTGAGCGGTACAACATGTATCAAGAGTTAAAGAAGCACGAGTAG
- a CDS encoding peroxidase family protein, whose protein sequence is MENLFGRWAEGRQASSRKASTSKKKTHKRKPTRRRLKPESLEARQLLAANIFQNDVLPQHLNDDGLVSQVDASSIIHRMNRQSQSGTTDSVRRRDHAHDEMMETSDEVDLPGDDTSDLPSDVPSETLEGLPTEYRSIDGSDNNLENTELGTAGTQLTRVADSDYADGISEPAGEDRPSAREISNLLATDEELISDRDLSAFVYVWGQFIDHDISRTPSGEESFDIEVPIGDEYFDPFGTGTETISLTRSTYDSETGVDSAREQINVITTWIDGSVIYGSDDATATALRTLSGGLLKTSEGDLLPFNNAETFPDGTLTMDNDAGIVPDDELFAAGDVRANENIELTAIQTLFVREHNRLAEEIAAADATLSDEEIYQQARAIVVAELQAITYNEWLPAVLGEDVLSDYQGYDSSVDPTIANEFSTAAFRFGHSLLGDDVEFLDNEGNEIAEELPLSQAFSNPEAVSENGIDSIIKYLAADPSSELDIQVVDSVRNFLFGPPGSGGFDLVSLNIQRGRDHGLSDYNTTRVAYGLDPVESFADITSDPDVQEKLEQLYGSVDDIDLWVGGLVEDHVEGGSVGETFQTIITDQFERLRDADRFWYENTFSGSALAEIQGTTLADIVERNTELTDLQDDVFFFSSSISGTVTTEASDRSVSNAKSRSNNSGTPEGVPGQIVQLVSDGEIVAETTTDADGQYSFDVQDGLRTGEYEVHVISQTDDVATTIAVEAVAITTGDVHLQNIDFSISVDDNDPTMDQDNSPKGFDHGSDSGPRSEPGPQSKSDQRSGLGQRPGIGSGNEQPGRGNQSLGHSLRPDLVDPFFSGRDDTFRNRSR, encoded by the coding sequence ATGGAAAATCTCTTCGGACGATGGGCCGAGGGCCGTCAAGCCTCTAGTCGCAAAGCATCCACCTCCAAGAAGAAGACACACAAACGCAAGCCAACTCGTCGTCGTTTAAAACCTGAGTCGCTGGAGGCTCGGCAATTGCTGGCCGCCAACATCTTTCAAAACGACGTGCTGCCTCAACACCTGAATGATGACGGACTTGTCTCCCAAGTCGACGCATCGAGCATCATCCATCGTATGAACCGCCAATCCCAAAGTGGCACGACAGACAGCGTTCGACGGCGAGATCATGCTCACGATGAGATGATGGAGACCAGTGATGAAGTCGATTTGCCCGGCGACGACACCTCCGACTTGCCCAGCGATGTTCCAAGCGAAACCCTCGAAGGCTTGCCGACCGAATATCGGTCCATCGACGGTTCGGACAACAATCTCGAGAACACTGAACTCGGTACCGCGGGGACTCAACTGACCCGCGTTGCCGACAGCGACTATGCCGATGGAATTTCAGAACCCGCCGGCGAAGATCGTCCGAGCGCACGTGAGATCAGCAATCTTCTTGCGACTGACGAAGAACTCATCAGCGATCGCGACCTGTCGGCTTTTGTTTATGTTTGGGGTCAGTTCATCGACCACGACATCTCTCGCACTCCTTCGGGCGAAGAGTCATTTGACATCGAGGTTCCCATCGGCGACGAATACTTCGATCCGTTCGGAACGGGAACCGAAACCATCTCCTTGACTCGCTCGACCTACGATTCGGAAACCGGAGTCGACTCCGCTCGCGAACAAATCAACGTCATCACGACTTGGATTGATGGATCGGTGATCTACGGATCAGACGACGCCACCGCGACCGCACTGCGAACGCTTTCGGGCGGTCTCTTGAAAACCAGCGAAGGTGACTTGCTGCCATTCAACAATGCAGAAACCTTCCCGGACGGAACGCTGACGATGGACAATGACGCCGGGATCGTTCCCGACGATGAACTGTTTGCCGCAGGAGACGTTCGAGCCAACGAAAACATTGAACTGACGGCAATCCAAACGCTGTTTGTTCGGGAGCACAATCGACTCGCGGAAGAAATCGCCGCCGCCGATGCGACCCTTTCCGACGAAGAAATCTACCAGCAGGCTCGGGCGATCGTGGTCGCTGAACTGCAAGCGATCACCTACAACGAATGGCTGCCAGCAGTCCTCGGCGAAGATGTACTCAGTGACTATCAAGGGTATGACTCGTCCGTGGATCCAACGATCGCCAACGAGTTCTCCACCGCTGCGTTCCGATTTGGACATAGCTTGCTGGGCGATGATGTCGAATTCCTCGACAACGAAGGGAACGAGATCGCCGAAGAGCTTCCACTCAGCCAAGCGTTCTCCAATCCAGAGGCTGTGTCCGAGAACGGGATCGATTCCATCATCAAGTACCTGGCGGCAGATCCTTCGTCGGAACTGGACATTCAAGTCGTCGACAGCGTCCGCAATTTCTTGTTTGGCCCTCCCGGTTCCGGTGGATTCGACCTGGTCAGCCTAAACATTCAGCGGGGCAGAGATCACGGGCTGTCTGACTACAACACAACCCGAGTCGCGTACGGTCTGGATCCGGTTGAAAGCTTCGCTGACATCACCTCCGATCCAGATGTCCAGGAAAAACTGGAGCAACTTTATGGCTCCGTTGACGATATCGATCTCTGGGTAGGTGGCTTGGTCGAAGACCACGTCGAAGGTGGCAGTGTGGGGGAAACATTTCAAACGATCATCACGGACCAATTCGAACGACTTCGCGACGCAGATCGATTTTGGTACGAGAATACGTTTTCGGGATCCGCCTTGGCTGAAATTCAAGGCACCACACTGGCTGACATCGTCGAGCGAAACACGGAGCTCACCGATCTCCAAGACGACGTGTTCTTCTTCAGCTCGTCGATCTCAGGCACGGTCACAACGGAAGCCAGCGATCGAAGCGTCTCCAACGCTAAGAGCAGGTCCAACAACAGCGGAACTCCCGAAGGAGTCCCTGGTCAAATCGTTCAGCTGGTCAGCGACGGCGAAATCGTTGCGGAAACGACAACCGATGCCGACGGGCAATACAGCTTCGATGTCCAAGATGGGCTGAGGACGGGCGAATACGAAGTTCACGTGATTTCACAAACAGATGACGTTGCCACCACGATCGCTGTCGAAGCCGTCGCAATCACAACCGGAGATGTCCATCTGCAGAACATCGACTTCTCAATCAGCGTCGACGACAACGACCCAACAATGGATCAAGACAACTCCCCCAAAGGCTTTGACCATGGTTCCGATTCCGGCCCACGATCAGAACCCGGACCACAATCGAAATCGGACCAAAGATCAGGCTTGGGTCAACGTCCCGGAATCGGCTCTGGAAACGAGCAACCCGGCCGTGGCAACCAGAGCCTGGGACATTCGCTGCGTCCTGACCTAGTCGATCCATTCTTCAGCGGTCGAGACGACACCTTCAGGAACCGCTCCAGATAG
- the argJ gene encoding bifunctional glutamate N-acetyltransferase/amino-acid acetyltransferase ArgJ, whose product MTENAAQNDPPTPLALPRGIRFAGAAGGIKASGKPDVSLIVTDRPAVMAGVYTTNQIVAAPVVLTRSKTPTSTGRVVLTNSGNANACTGEPGMQDAKAMCDLAAKLTGCDASDVMVMSTGVIGQPLPMEKVRAGIEDAAGKLGDSEADFLASADAICTTDQFRKTVSQTVVLRGHEYRIAAMCKGAGMIAPNMATMLGVVMTDAPIGPDAAQASLKLIANETFNRVSVDGHTSTNDTVMLVCTGMSESDGIEEFGPDELAVWQEVATQVALQLAKMLVADGEGAARFFEVRVSGAANDEDALVIAKTVAASPLVKTAITGGDPNWGRIVSAAGYAGPKIQPERTCLVMDGVMVFENGTPLSIDAAKLSQAMKANSEVLADLKVGDGTGKASFWASDLTEAYVRFNSLYTT is encoded by the coding sequence ATGACGGAAAACGCAGCTCAGAACGACCCGCCAACGCCACTTGCCCTTCCCAGGGGAATTCGTTTTGCTGGAGCAGCCGGTGGAATCAAGGCCAGTGGGAAACCGGATGTTTCGCTGATTGTCACGGATCGACCCGCCGTGATGGCTGGAGTCTATACGACGAACCAGATCGTTGCCGCGCCCGTCGTGCTGACGCGGTCGAAAACACCGACGTCGACTGGACGCGTGGTGCTGACCAACAGTGGCAATGCAAACGCCTGCACAGGCGAACCAGGCATGCAAGACGCCAAAGCGATGTGTGACTTGGCGGCGAAATTGACAGGGTGCGACGCCAGTGATGTGATGGTGATGAGCACCGGCGTGATCGGGCAACCGTTGCCGATGGAAAAGGTCCGAGCGGGAATCGAAGACGCAGCGGGCAAACTGGGGGATTCGGAAGCCGACTTTTTGGCTTCGGCCGATGCTATCTGCACCACCGATCAGTTTCGAAAGACGGTCAGTCAAACCGTGGTGCTGCGAGGTCACGAATACCGGATCGCCGCGATGTGCAAAGGTGCGGGGATGATCGCTCCCAACATGGCGACCATGTTGGGCGTCGTGATGACCGACGCACCGATTGGTCCCGATGCTGCGCAGGCTTCGCTGAAACTGATCGCGAATGAAACCTTCAACCGAGTCAGCGTGGACGGTCACACCAGCACCAATGACACCGTGATGCTGGTGTGCACGGGAATGTCGGAATCCGACGGCATTGAAGAATTTGGTCCGGATGAGCTGGCGGTGTGGCAAGAAGTTGCCACGCAAGTCGCTCTGCAACTGGCGAAGATGCTGGTGGCCGACGGGGAAGGCGCGGCTCGCTTTTTCGAGGTCCGTGTTTCGGGCGCAGCCAACGACGAGGACGCCCTGGTGATTGCGAAAACGGTCGCGGCCAGCCCCTTGGTGAAGACAGCCATCACGGGTGGCGATCCGAACTGGGGCCGGATTGTCTCGGCGGCTGGTTACGCGGGTCCCAAGATTCAACCGGAGCGGACCTGTCTCGTGATGGACGGTGTAATGGTGTTTGAAAATGGAACGCCACTTTCGATCGACGCCGCGAAATTGAGCCAAGCGATGAAGGCGAATTCTGAGGTGCTGGCAGATTTGAAGGTCGGCGACGGGACGGGCAAGGCGTCTTTCTGGGCCAGTGATCTGACCGAGGCCTACGTGCGTTTCAACTCGCTCTACACGACCTGA
- a CDS encoding ABC transporter ATP-binding protein, translating into MTAVLKPSDALLSDPHTGDLVRCENLTKRYGDFTALSNCSLKVRRGEVFGLLGPNGAGKTTLIRTLLGYLHPTSGSCTIDGLDPADDSVAVRRQVAYLPGDARLPRHMRGKGLLEFFAEMHPSGDRKRSFDVADQLELDLSRRVAFMSTGMRQKLALAVVLGPRTPLLILDEPTANLDPTVRATVLDLVSSEQTLGRTVMFSSHVLSEIEQTCDRVAFLRKGQMAHELALEDLFQRHRVTARRTDAFPDEISIPPQLAEWIGGITQTDDRVQISTAGDLAPVLPWLATLPIEQVRIEPLGLHAIYQSVHLGETLPQLQPLAITDSVSPASVSPTSEGDK; encoded by the coding sequence GTGACCGCCGTTTTGAAACCGTCCGACGCACTTCTCTCTGACCCCCACACGGGCGATTTGGTTCGCTGCGAAAATCTGACCAAACGCTACGGTGATTTCACGGCCTTGTCCAACTGCAGCCTGAAGGTGCGTCGCGGAGAAGTGTTTGGGTTGCTGGGACCAAATGGAGCGGGAAAAACCACGCTGATTCGAACACTGCTCGGGTACTTGCACCCGACCTCAGGAAGTTGCACGATCGACGGGTTGGACCCGGCAGACGATTCCGTGGCCGTTCGACGACAGGTCGCCTATCTGCCCGGTGACGCTCGATTACCACGGCACATGCGAGGCAAGGGGCTGCTGGAATTCTTTGCGGAAATGCATCCCTCGGGTGATCGCAAACGCTCCTTCGACGTCGCCGATCAACTCGAACTTGATCTCTCCCGCCGCGTTGCCTTCATGTCAACTGGCATGCGTCAGAAACTCGCCTTGGCCGTCGTCTTAGGTCCCCGCACGCCCTTGTTGATCCTGGACGAACCCACCGCGAATTTGGATCCGACGGTGAGAGCCACGGTGCTGGACTTGGTGTCATCCGAACAAACGCTCGGTCGAACCGTGATGTTCTCATCGCACGTGCTCAGTGAAATCGAACAAACCTGCGATCGAGTCGCGTTCCTTCGCAAAGGCCAGATGGCCCATGAGTTGGCGCTGGAAGATTTGTTCCAGCGACATCGCGTGACTGCGCGACGCACGGATGCATTCCCTGACGAGATTTCAATCCCTCCCCAACTCGCCGAGTGGATTGGCGGGATCACCCAAACCGACGACCGCGTGCAAATCAGCACGGCAGGTGATTTAGCTCCGGTGCTACCTTGGCTCGCGACGCTCCCCATCGAACAAGTTCGCATCGAACCTTTGGGCCTGCATGCCATTTACCAATCGGTGCACCTGGGCGAAACACTCCCGCAACTTCAACCGCTTGCTATCACCGATTCCGTTTCGCCAGCTTCCGTTTCGCCGACAT